A single Candidatus Rokuibacteriota bacterium DNA region contains:
- the lpdA gene encoding dihydrolipoyl dehydrogenase: MVVGDLQREAEVVVVGGGPGGYAAAFRAADLGLETILVEAAPALGGECLHVGCIPSKALLGVAALIADAARARAAGVEFGEPKVVLDRLRSWKDEQIAKLARGLDALARDRGVDVVQGRGTLEDEWTLRVQGERAGWLRFRHLILATGSRPVALSGVTVDSPRLMDSRMALELPEVPERLLVVGGGYIGLEIGTIYAALGSRVTLVELTDGLLPGVDRDLVEPLARRVRQTFAAVHLSTKVVGVEETTAGLAVSLEGEGVTSPQEFDRVLVAVGRQPNSDGLGLEHTRVEIDPRGFVRVDARRRTTDPRIFAIGDVAGAPLLAHKAIYEGRVAAEAIAGRPVAFDAQAIPAVVFTDPEVAWAGLTDAEAQAQGITPRVARVPWSASGRAVAMDRTDGLTKLVFEEGTGRLLGVGIVGPHAGELLAEGVLGVELAAVAEDLAGTIHTHPTLSETFAEAAHLFLGSPTHLRRPDGRR; encoded by the coding sequence GTGGTTGTCGGCGATCTCCAGCGCGAGGCCGAGGTGGTCGTGGTCGGAGGTGGACCCGGCGGCTACGCGGCAGCCTTTCGCGCCGCCGACCTGGGTCTCGAAACGATCCTCGTCGAGGCAGCGCCGGCCCTGGGCGGCGAGTGCCTCCACGTCGGGTGCATCCCGTCCAAGGCGCTCCTGGGCGTGGCGGCCCTCATCGCCGATGCGGCGCGGGCGCGCGCCGCCGGCGTCGAGTTCGGCGAGCCCAAGGTCGTCCTGGACCGGCTCCGGAGCTGGAAGGACGAGCAGATCGCCAAGCTGGCGAGAGGGCTCGACGCCCTCGCCCGCGACCGCGGGGTGGACGTGGTTCAGGGTCGGGGCACGCTCGAGGATGAGTGGACGCTTCGGGTCCAGGGGGAGCGGGCCGGGTGGCTCCGGTTCCGCCACTTGATCCTCGCCACCGGCTCTCGCCCCGTCGCGCTTTCCGGCGTGACGGTGGACTCGCCACGGCTCATGGACTCCAGGATGGCGCTCGAACTGCCCGAGGTGCCTGAGCGGCTCCTCGTCGTCGGGGGCGGCTACATCGGCCTTGAGATCGGGACGATCTACGCCGCGCTCGGGAGCCGCGTGACGCTGGTCGAGCTGACCGACGGGCTCCTCCCCGGCGTGGACCGGGACCTGGTGGAGCCTCTCGCGCGCCGGGTGCGGCAGACCTTCGCGGCCGTCCACCTCTCGACGAAGGTCGTCGGGGTCGAGGAGACGACCGCGGGGCTGGCCGTCAGTCTGGAAGGCGAGGGCGTGACATCGCCCCAGGAGTTCGACCGCGTCCTCGTCGCCGTTGGCCGCCAGCCCAACTCCGACGGCCTCGGCCTCGAGCACACGAGGGTCGAGATCGATCCGCGCGGCTTCGTCCGTGTCGATGCGAGGCGCCGCACCACGGATCCGCGGATCTTCGCCATCGGCGACGTCGCGGGAGCGCCGCTGCTCGCCCACAAGGCGATCTACGAGGGGAGGGTGGCGGCCGAAGCCATCGCGGGCCGACCTGTCGCCTTCGACGCCCAGGCGATTCCGGCGGTCGTCTTCACCGATCCCGAGGTGGCCTGGGCCGGTCTCACGGACGCCGAGGCGCAGGCTCAGGGGATCACCCCCCGGGTCGCGCGCGTACCCTGGTCCGCCTCCGGCCGCGCCGTCGCCATGGACCGGACCGACGGGCTCACCAAGCTGGTCTTCGAGGAAGGCACCGGGCGGCTCCTGGGCGTGGGGATCGTCGGACCTCACGCCGGCGAGCTTCTCGCCGAAGGAGTCCTCGGCGTGGAGTTGGCCGCGGTCGCCGAAGACCTGGCGGGCACCATCCACACGCACCCGACGCTCTCCGAGACCTTCGCCGAGGCCGCCCACCTCTTCCTGGGCTCGCCCACTCACCTGCGCCGTCCCGACGGTCGTCGGTGA
- a CDS encoding pyruvate dehydrogenase (acetyl-transferring) E1 component subunit alpha, producing the protein MPREPIDLPEPIEFLSILDADGRVDSALEPAIPPADLRRLYRTMLHARKADERLLILQRQGRIGTALSGLGQEAVALGAAYALRPTDWLVPVFRQLPAFLWRGWALESLILYLAGYAEGMRLPAGCRDLALCIPVASQIPHAVGLAYAARYKREDSVVLVFLGDGATSHGDFHEAMNFAGVFQAPVVFCCENNQWAISVPVAKQTRAKTLARKALAYGMPGVQVDGNDLLAVYAAT; encoded by the coding sequence ATGCCGCGCGAACCCATTGACTTGCCCGAACCGATCGAGTTCCTCTCGATCCTCGATGCCGACGGTCGGGTGGACAGCGCCCTCGAGCCCGCGATCCCGCCCGCGGACCTCCGTCGGCTCTACCGGACCATGCTCCACGCCCGAAAAGCCGACGAGCGCCTCCTCATTCTCCAGCGCCAGGGACGGATCGGGACCGCGCTGTCGGGCCTCGGCCAGGAGGCGGTGGCGCTCGGCGCGGCGTACGCCCTCCGCCCCACCGACTGGCTGGTGCCGGTCTTCCGTCAGCTCCCGGCGTTCCTCTGGCGGGGATGGGCGCTCGAGAGCCTGATCCTCTACCTCGCGGGTTACGCGGAAGGGATGCGCCTCCCCGCGGGGTGCCGCGACCTGGCGCTCTGCATCCCCGTCGCGAGCCAGATCCCTCACGCGGTCGGGCTCGCGTATGCCGCCCGTTACAAGCGGGAGGACAGCGTGGTGCTGGTGTTTCTGGGGGACGGGGCGACGTCGCACGGGGACTTTCACGAGGCGATGAACTTCGCGGGAGTCTTTCAGGCGCCGGTGGTGTTCTGTTGCGAGAACAACCAGTGGGCGATCTCGGTGCCGGTGGCGAAGCAGACGCGGGCGAAGACGCTGGCGCGGAAGGCGCTGGCGTACGGGATGCCGGGGGTCCAGGTGGACGGCAACGATCTCCTGGCGGTGTACGCGGCGACG